The segment CGTCATCCGCACCCGCCACCGGCTGACCTACGAGGGCGTGCAGCGGATGCTGGAGGGGGACCCCGCCGACCCCGAGGTGCGGGCGCTGCGGCAAAAGCACGCCGACGTGCTGCCCATGCTGGAAGACATGGCGCGGCTCTCGGCCCGGCTGGCGGCGCGCCGGGAGCGGCGAGGCAGCATCGACTTCGACATCGCCGAGGTCAAGGTGGTCCTGGACGAGCAGGGCATGCCCCGGGAGCTCCTGCGCCGGGAGCGCACCGTCGCCACCCGGATCATCGAGGAGTTCATGATCGCCGCCAACGAGACGGTGGCGGAGCACTGCCACTGGCGGCAGGCGCCCTTCCTCTACCGGGTCCACGAGGAGCCCGACCCCGACGAGGTGGAGGAACTGGCGGCCTTCCTCACCATCCTGGGCTATCACCTGCCGCCCCGGCGCAAGCTGCACCCGCGGCTCTTCCAGCAGGTGCTCAAGCAGGTGGAGGGCCGCCCCGAGGAGTACCTGGTCAATGCCGTGGTGCTGCGCACCATGAAGCGGGCGCGCTATGCCACCGAGGCCCTGGGCCACTTCGGGCTCGCGGCGCGGTTCTACTGCCATTTCACCTCGCCCATCCGGCGTTATCCCGACCTGGTGGTGCACCGCATCGTGAAGGAGCTGGTGGCTCGGGGCACGCTGCCGGCGGCCCGGGTCGACCAGCTGGAGGCCCTCCTGCCCGAGATCGCCGACCACTGCTCCCAGCAGGAGCGGGTGGCCGAGGAGGCCGAGCGGGAGAGCGTCGACCTGAAGAAGGTCCAGTTCATGGCGGACAAGGTGGGCGAGACCTACCGGGGTATCATCTCGGGGGTGACCTCCTTCGGCCTGTTCGTCACCCTGCCGAACCTGGTGGAAGGGCTCGTCCATGTCAGCACGCTGACCGACGACTATTATCACTACGAGGAGAAGCTCTACAGTCTGGTGGGCGAGCGGACCCGCCGCACCTTCCGCCTGGGCGACGAGGTGGAGGTGGTGGTGGCCGCGGTCCATCCCCAGACCCGCACCATCGACCTGGTGCTGGCGGAGCTGGCCGGCGAGCTGGAAGACGATGCCGGCCGGACGGGGCGCGGCGGGCGCCGCAGGGGCGGCGCCGCGACCACCCAGGCTGAGCGAGGGAAGAAGGCGGCCCGCACCGCCGCGGCGGCGGCGCCGGCCGCCGCCCGGAGCAACGGCGGCAAGGGCCGGGAGAGGAGAGCCCATGGCGGCACGGGGCGACGGAGTGCGCCTGGTGGCGGAAAATCGAAAGGCACGTCATGACTACTTTGTCGACGAGACCTTCGAGGCGGGGCTGGTGCTGACCGGTACGGAGATCAAGTCCATCCGCGCGGGCCGGGTCAACCTGCGGGACAGCCACGCCCGGGTGGAACGGGGCGAGGTGTGGCTTTACGGCGTCCACATCGCGCCCTACGAGCACGGCAACCGGTTCAACCACGAGCCGGACCGGCCGCGCAAGCTCCTGCTGCACCGCCGGGAGATCGACTACCTGGCGGGGCGGGTGCGGGAGCGGGGCTACACGCTGGTGCCGCTCAAGCTGTACCTCAAGGGCGGCTGGGCGAAGGTCGAACTGGCCCTGGCCCGGGGCAAGAAGAGCTACGACAAGCGGGCCACCATTGCCCAGCGGGAAGCCCAGCGGCGCATCGCCCAGGCCCTGCGCGCCCGCCGGTGAGCGGGGGCCGGGACGGGGGCGGACCGGCGGTGGCACTGCCGCCGGTGGTGCGGGCCGGGAGCCGGGCCGGCGCGACCGCTGCGTGGGGACGGCCGCTGCGCCACCATGCTGCGCGGCGGTGGCGCGGCCTCCCCCCCGCCCCCACCGCGGCGCGATTGCGCTATAATGTACTCAGCCTTTCTGTGCCCGCCGCCCGGCGAGCCGGCCCAGGGAAGGGCGGGCGCGGCGGCGGGGTCGCCCGCCGCGGCGTGGCGGGCGACGGCATCCCTGCGGGGGTGATTTAGATTCGACGCCGGTAGGGTGGGTTGGAGAAGCGAGCCGAGGTTCCGCCCCTCGTTAAACAGCGGAACGGCCAATAAGTGCCAACGAAGAGCTCGCTCTGGCTGCTTAATCACTAGCGGCCAAGCCGCGTGAGCCCCTGCCTGCGGGGCTGGCGCGGTTCCATGCAGCAGGCTGGCCGCCTGCCCGGCCCGCGGGGTGGGCGGTGAGATCGAAGCGGGCTGGCCCGTCCCGGACCCTGCCCCTGGGGGACGGGAGGGCGAGACCCATCCAGGGGCTACGCTCGTAGAGGCTCCGGCTGGCCCGCCGGCGGACCGGGGTGCAAATCCCCGCACCTCCACCGGGGCGCCCCGGGTGGCCGGTGATCCCGGCCGCCCGGGGCGCCGGCGTGCTTGTGGGCGGAAGCCGGCGCGCGGCGCCGGCTGGCTGCGGCCCGGCGGCTCCACCGCGGCGGCTCCTGCCGTGGCGTGGCCCGGCCGGTTGGGGCCGGCCACGGTGGCGTGGCCGCCCGCCCTGCCGTCCGGGCGCAGGCCGGTTCGTCCGAGGAGGAACCTGATGGACCGCTGGGTCCTCCATTGCGATCTGGATGCCTTCTTTGCGGCCGTGGAGCAGCTGGACCGGCCCGAGCTGGCGGGCCGCCCGGTGATCGTGGGCGGCGATCCCGCGTCCCGGGGCGTGGTGGCCACCTGCTCTTACGAAGCCCGGGCCTTCGGGGTGCGCTCCGCCATGCCCCTGGCCCAGGCGCGCCGCCTGTGCCCCCAGGCGGTGTTCCTCCCCGTGCGCCGGGAACGGTATGAGGAAGTGTCCCGCCGGGTCATGGCGATCCTGGCCCGGGAGAGCCCGGTGCTGGAGCCGGTGTCCATCGACGAGGCGTACCTGGAGGTGCGGGGCGACGGCCCGGCGACCGCGCGCCGGCTGCGGGAAGCCGTGCGGCGGGAGGTGGGGCTGGCCATGACCGTGGGCGTGGGGCCCAACCGGCTGGTGGCCAAGATGGCATGCCAGATGGCCAAGCCCGACGGGCTTTTGGTGGTCCCGCCGGACGCGGTGGAGCGGTGGCTGGCGCCCCAGCCGGTGGATGCTCTGCCCGGCCTGGGTCCGGTGACGGCCGCCCGCCTGCGCCGCCTGGGCATCGAGACCCTGGGCCAGCTCGCCACGGCCCATCCGGCCCGGTTGCACCCCGTCCTCAAGAGCCGGGTGGCCGAAGTGCAGGCGCGGGCGCGGGGCTGGGATCCGCGCCCGGTGGGAGCCGGCGCGCCGGTGCGGTCCTTCAGCGAGGAGCGCACCCTGGCCCGGGACCGGCGGGCGGGGCAGGTCCTGCCGGTGCTGGCCGAACTTTGTGAGGAACTGGGCAGCCGGCTGCGCCGCCACGGCTATCGGGCGACCCAGGTGACCCTCAAGGTGCGCTACGCCGACTTCACCACCATCACCCGCAGCCGCAGCCTGGAGCAGCCCGTCTGCGGGGACGGGGAGCTGCTGGCCGTGGCCCGGGAATTGCTGGAGCGGCATGTGCCCGCCGGGCGCTGGGTGCGGCTGGTAGGGGTGGCCGCCGGCGGCCTGGTCCACCGCCAGGACCCTCAGCAGCTGCAGCTCTGGCCCGGCGACCAGCGGGCCCAAAGGCTGGCGGAGGCCGTCGACCGGGTGCGCGGGCGCTTCGGCCCCAGCGCCATCGGCCTGGCGGCCCGCTGGTTGCACCAGGGCCGGCCGCAAGGCCGCCGCGTCCCGTCGGAGCATGGCCCCGCCGGTTTGCCCGGAGGGGGCCGGCCCGTCTCGCCCGCCGGCCCTACGCCAGGGGCGCGGGGCGCGCCGGTGGAACCGGCTCCCGGCCGCCGGCCGCGGGGAGGCGCCCAGCGGTGAGCGACGGTCTCAGCTACGTCCTGGTTTTCCTGGCCCGGGTCGCGGACGTCAGCCTGAGCACGCTGCGCCTGATGCTGGTCTTCCGGGGCCAGCGGCTGCTGGGATCCCTGGTCGGCCTGTTCGAGGTCAGCATCTACATCGTGGCCCTGGGCTTCGTGGTGGAACGGCTGCACGAGGATCCCATCACCCTGCTGTTCTACGCCCTGGGTTTCGCCAGCGGCAGCTACCTGGGCGGCGTGCTGGAGGAGCGGCTGGCCCTGGGCGTCGAGATGGTGCAGGTGATCCCCCACGGGTCGGGGGGCCGGATCCTGGCCGGTGACCTGCGGCAACAGGGCTACGGCGTGACGGAGCTGGAGGGCCAGGGCCGGGAAGGTCACCGCACCGTCCTGCTGATCACCGTGGAACGCAAGCGGCTGCCCCAGCTGCTGGCCACCCTGCGGGAGCGCGAGCCCCAAGCCTTCGTGACCGTGCTGGATACGCGGCGCGCCATCGGCGGCGTCCTTACCGGCATGCGCAAGGGGAAGTAGCCGGGGTGCGCCGTGGTAGAACCCGCGATTCCCGCCGGGGAAGCACGACGCGGACCGGGGGACCGGGATGGGGAGGGCTCGTAGCTGCTTACCGTTCCATCGTCACCTCTTATCAGCCGTAGGCGAATCTTTCGCAGCACTGTGCCCCCACCTCCGACATCCCCCACTTTCGGCTGGCGGACGGAACAGATGTTTGGTACCCTGGGGAAAGGAGGATGATCGGGCCGATGCAGGCGACCTTTCAGACAAAGATTCAAGACCCGTCTGTTTATCCCGTGCTGGACGCCATCGCCGCCCTGTACGGTCGCCTGCTGCGCCGGTTGTTTGTCGATGTCTATGTGCGGAAGCGTTCCCTTGTCGAATGCAAGCGGGAATACATTGCCCGCTACGGCATCACAGCCCGCCACTTCAACGCGCTGGCCACCGAACTCCAGGCCAAGGTGAAGGCGGCGGAGGAAAGTCTTCGGCACCATCAGGCCAACCTGCGCGGCCAAATTCAAGCCACGGAACGAGCGATTGCCAAGCTCCACAAGCAGGAGAAAGCTTTGGCAGCGGGGAAGGGGCGCTGGGCTGCCCTTTCGCCCGAAGATCGGGCGGAGCGACGGCGCCGGATCCGCTTTCGGCTTCACCAGAAGAAGCGACGGCTGGCGATGCTTCGCGCCCGCCTTGAAACGGCAAAAGCCCGGACGGGATTGCCGCCGATTTGCTTTGGCTCACGGCGTTTGTTTCACCGGCAGTTCCACCTTGCAGAGAACGGCTTGGCTTCCCACGACGAATGGCGCAAGGCATGGCGCGATGCCCGAAGCCAAGGCTTCTTCTGCATCGGCTCCAAAGACGAGATGAGCGGCAACCAAACGTGCTCGCTCTTTGGCGACAGCTTGCGCCTTCGGGTGCCCAACGCCCTGGCCGGCCGCTTGGGGCGGCATGTTTGGCTACACGGCATCCGCTTCCCCTACGGACAGGATGTCATCCCGGCGGCCCTTGCGTCCGGGCAAGCCATCAGCTATCGGTTCGTCCGGCAAAACGGCGCGTGGTATGTCTTCGCCACCACCGAACGGCCCGCGGCTCCGATCACCACATCGCGGAGGGCTGGCGCCCTTGGCGCGGATCTGAACCCCGACCGGCTGGCCGTGGCGGAGGTGGACCGTTTCGGCAACCCGATCGCGGCTCGCGACATCCGCTTTCAGATCCAAGGCAAGCGGCAGGAGCAGGTGAAGGCCATCCTGGGCGAGGTGGTGGCGGACCTGGTGGCATGGGCAA is part of the Thermaerobacter subterraneus DSM 13965 genome and harbors:
- a CDS encoding DUF2179 domain-containing protein encodes the protein MSDGLSYVLVFLARVADVSLSTLRLMLVFRGQRLLGSLVGLFEVSIYIVALGFVVERLHEDPITLLFYALGFASGSYLGGVLEERLALGVEMVQVIPHGSGGRILAGDLRQQGYGVTELEGQGREGHRTVLLITVERKRLPQLLATLREREPQAFVTVLDTRRAIGGVLTGMRKGK
- the smpB gene encoding SsrA-binding protein SmpB — protein: MAARGDGVRLVAENRKARHDYFVDETFEAGLVLTGTEIKSIRAGRVNLRDSHARVERGEVWLYGVHIAPYEHGNRFNHEPDRPRKLLLHRREIDYLAGRVRERGYTLVPLKLYLKGGWAKVELALARGKKSYDKRATIAQREAQRRIAQALRARR
- a CDS encoding IS200/IS605 family accessory protein TnpB-related protein, which codes for MQATFQTKIQDPSVYPVLDAIAALYGRLLRRLFVDVYVRKRSLVECKREYIARYGITARHFNALATELQAKVKAAEESLRHHQANLRGQIQATERAIAKLHKQEKALAAGKGRWAALSPEDRAERRRRIRFRLHQKKRRLAMLRARLETAKARTGLPPICFGSRRLFHRQFHLAENGLASHDEWRKAWRDARSQGFFCIGSKDEMSGNQTCSLFGDSLRLRVPNALAGRLGRHVWLHGIRFPYGQDVIPAALASGQAISYRFVRQNGAWYVFATTERPAAPITTSRRAGALGADLNPDRLAVAEVDRFGNPIAARDIRFQIQGKRQEQVKAILGEVVADLVAWAKGAGKPIVVERLDFREKKARLREEGDRYARMLSAFAYGAFMTLLLSRAAREGVEVIRVNPAFTSVIGKVKFMARYGLSPHAAAAVAIARRGLGLGERLRSGTARPLPVRNRERHVWSDWRRIAPSVRGKRAHRLYERSSEDAPGRGEPRSTRAPAASAPHGPGWDGLAWGPGCDPPARIVGSAVRPAS
- the dinB gene encoding DNA polymerase IV — translated: MDRWVLHCDLDAFFAAVEQLDRPELAGRPVIVGGDPASRGVVATCSYEARAFGVRSAMPLAQARRLCPQAVFLPVRRERYEEVSRRVMAILARESPVLEPVSIDEAYLEVRGDGPATARRLREAVRREVGLAMTVGVGPNRLVAKMACQMAKPDGLLVVPPDAVERWLAPQPVDALPGLGPVTAARLRRLGIETLGQLATAHPARLHPVLKSRVAEVQARARGWDPRPVGAGAPVRSFSEERTLARDRRAGQVLPVLAELCEELGSRLRRHGYRATQVTLKVRYADFTTITRSRSLEQPVCGDGELLAVARELLERHVPAGRWVRLVGVAAGGLVHRQDPQQLQLWPGDQRAQRLAEAVDRVRGRFGPSAIGLAARWLHQGRPQGRRVPSEHGPAGLPGGGRPVSPAGPTPGARGAPVEPAPGRRPRGGAQR